A stretch of Mycobacterium sp. ITM-2016-00316 DNA encodes these proteins:
- a CDS encoding LCP family protein yields MQNRLTRTVGVIAAVAVVVSTGVAWSTVRSFEDGINHVNSAALGGGGEDGAIDILLVGVDSRTDAHGNPLSAEELAALRVGDDVATNTDTIILVRIPNNGKSATAISIPRDTYVELPDDQGKMKINGVYGDARLSTMKQLIEVEGMDPAEGEKRGTEAGREALIETVAHLTGVTVDHYAEIGLLGFSLITDALGGVDVCLKAPVYEPLSGADFPAGWQKLDGARALSFVRQRHDLPRGDLDRVTRQQAVMASLAHEVISGKTLSSPATLGRLQTAVQRSVVLSDGWDIMDFVKQLQEIAAGSVAFATIPILREDGWSDDGMQSVVRIDPDNVKDWVSSLLDEQAQGNTEKVAYSPDKTTVDVVNDTDIGGLAAAVSEVLTGGGFTPGAVGNHEGDGVANSQVRALSVDDLGAQAVSKNLGNLPVIEDPAMAPGTVQVVLSDDYAGPGSGLEGTAPSADPASTEWYQGYEGEGLISSPEDAPPPPPSPIITAGSDDPQCVN; encoded by the coding sequence ATGCAAAATCGGCTGACCAGAACGGTCGGCGTCATTGCCGCGGTGGCGGTCGTGGTGTCCACTGGCGTGGCCTGGAGCACGGTGCGTTCGTTCGAGGACGGCATCAACCATGTCAACTCCGCCGCCCTCGGCGGTGGCGGCGAGGACGGCGCGATCGACATCCTGCTGGTCGGCGTCGACAGTCGCACCGATGCACATGGCAACCCGTTGTCGGCCGAGGAACTGGCCGCCCTGCGGGTCGGCGACGATGTGGCCACCAACACCGACACCATCATCCTGGTGCGCATCCCGAACAACGGGAAGTCGGCGACCGCGATCTCGATCCCCCGCGACACCTACGTCGAACTCCCCGACGACCAGGGAAAGATGAAGATCAACGGCGTCTACGGCGACGCCCGGCTCTCGACCATGAAGCAGCTCATCGAGGTCGAGGGCATGGACCCGGCCGAGGGCGAGAAGCGAGGCACCGAGGCGGGCCGGGAGGCGCTGATCGAGACGGTCGCGCACCTGACCGGTGTCACCGTCGATCACTACGCCGAGATCGGGCTGCTGGGCTTCAGCTTGATCACCGACGCGCTCGGCGGCGTCGACGTCTGCCTCAAGGCACCTGTCTACGAACCCCTTTCCGGCGCGGATTTCCCGGCCGGCTGGCAGAAGCTGGACGGCGCGCGGGCGTTGAGCTTCGTCCGGCAGCGCCATGACCTGCCGCGCGGGGACCTGGACCGGGTCACCCGACAGCAGGCGGTGATGGCCTCGCTGGCCCATGAGGTGATCTCCGGCAAGACGCTGTCCAGCCCGGCCACCCTGGGCCGGCTGCAGACCGCCGTTCAGCGCTCGGTGGTGCTCTCCGATGGCTGGGACATCATGGATTTCGTCAAGCAGCTGCAGGAGATCGCGGCCGGTTCTGTCGCCTTTGCCACCATTCCGATCCTGCGCGAGGACGGCTGGAGCGATGACGGCATGCAGTCCGTCGTGCGTATCGACCCGGACAACGTCAAGGACTGGGTGAGCAGCCTGCTGGACGAGCAGGCCCAGGGCAACACCGAGAAAGTGGCCTACTCTCCCGACAAGACGACCGTCGACGTGGTCAACGACACCGATATCGGCGGCTTGGCCGCCGCCGTGTCCGAGGTGCTGACCGGCGGGGGCTTCACCCCCGGTGCCGTCGGCAACCATGAGGGCGACGGGGTGGCCAACAGCCAGGTGCGCGCGCTCAGCGTGGATGACCTCGGCGCCCAGGCCGTCTCGAAGAACCTGGGCAATCTGCCCGTCATCGAGGACCCCGCGATGGCGCCGGGCACCGTGCAGGTCGTGTTGTCCGACGATTACGCGGGCCCGGGTTCGGGCCTGGAGGGCACCGCACCGTCGGCCGATCCCGCGTCCACCGAGTGGTACCAGGGATACGAGGGCGAAGGTCTGATCTCCTCGCCCGAGGACGCCCCGCCGCCGCCACCCTCGCCGATCATCACCGCCGGCTCCGACGACCCCCAGTGCGTGAACTGA
- a CDS encoding cellulase family glycosylhydrolase, whose amino-acid sequence MRKTMGRTLGRAAVMVALVVSMVTVSPATANAVVAPADGYGFAQGYTWATGNPADSAREIAAVGKTGASWVRLPLDWGIVGIGPGEYNWGYFDSLVNAASANGLRVLGLISNTPFWARTEGAQLLFPSSPPKNNAEFGAFTAAAASRYAGRVNAWEVWNEPNLPLFMGFADNKAVRYTNMLKAAYPAIKGANPGATVVAAGLSPLGGSDSPPGFLEQMYAAGAKGSFDAAAAHPYVFPGGLAADSNNGWSDVLRMHDVMVANGDGGKKIWLTEMGASTSDIPGDGVSQQEQAKQIVDVLGAAAAVGWAGPAFIHAVRDLDSSNRNDREANYGALLTSDWQPKVAAGVLAG is encoded by the coding sequence ATGCGGAAAACGATGGGCAGGACTTTGGGCCGCGCGGCCGTCATGGTCGCGTTGGTGGTGTCGATGGTCACGGTCAGTCCGGCCACCGCGAACGCGGTGGTGGCCCCGGCGGACGGTTACGGATTCGCCCAGGGCTACACGTGGGCCACCGGAAACCCGGCCGATTCCGCCCGTGAGATCGCCGCCGTCGGCAAGACCGGCGCCAGCTGGGTGCGTCTGCCGCTGGACTGGGGGATCGTCGGGATCGGTCCGGGTGAATACAACTGGGGCTACTTCGACAGCTTGGTCAACGCCGCGAGCGCGAACGGTCTGCGCGTGCTCGGGTTGATCTCCAATACCCCGTTCTGGGCCCGCACCGAGGGCGCACAGCTGCTGTTCCCGTCGTCGCCGCCCAAGAACAACGCCGAATTCGGCGCCTTCACCGCCGCGGCCGCGAGCCGCTACGCGGGCCGGGTCAACGCCTGGGAGGTCTGGAACGAGCCGAACCTGCCGCTGTTCATGGGCTTCGCCGACAACAAGGCGGTCCGCTACACCAACATGCTCAAGGCCGCCTACCCCGCCATCAAGGGCGCAAACCCCGGAGCCACGGTCGTCGCCGCCGGGCTGAGCCCGCTCGGCGGCTCCGATTCGCCCCCCGGATTCCTGGAGCAGATGTACGCCGCAGGCGCCAAGGGCTCCTTCGACGCCGCAGCCGCCCACCCCTATGTGTTCCCCGGTGGGTTGGCCGCCGACAGCAACAACGGCTGGTCCGATGTGCTGCGCATGCACGATGTGATGGTGGCCAACGGCGACGGCGGCAAGAAGATCTGGCTGACCGAGATGGGCGCGTCCACCAGCGACATCCCCGGTGACGGCGTGAGCCAGCAGGAGCAGGCCAAGCAGATCGTCGATGTGCTGGGTGCCGCGGCGGCGGTCGGCTGGGCGGGCCCGGCCTTCATCCACGCCGTGCGTGACCTGGACAGCTCCAACCGCAACGACCGCGAGGCGAACTACGGCGCGCTGCTCACCTCGGATTGGCAGCCCAAGGTCGCGGCCGGGGTGCTCGCCGGATAG
- the rfbD gene encoding dTDP-4-dehydrorhamnose reductase, with translation MPARIVITGAGGQVGRFLGGELTTQGRDLLACTSSQWDITDPAAGTDIVAPGDLVINCAALTAVDIAETAEARAYAVNAVGAGNVARVCASHGARLIHISTDYVFSGEFDGAPRPYEVDDPVGPRSVYGRSKLAGEREVHGVLPEATVVRTAWVYTGVGSDFVATMRRLESERDHVEVVADQTGSPTYVADLVGALLLIADDPAPAPLLHVANTGPASRYELARAVFAGIGADPQRVRPVSTDRHPRPAPRPVYSALSTARYDADHSPMRSWQDGLHAALTALR, from the coding sequence GTGCCTGCCCGAATCGTCATCACCGGCGCGGGCGGGCAGGTCGGCCGGTTCCTGGGCGGTGAACTCACCACCCAGGGGCGCGATCTGCTCGCGTGTACGTCGTCGCAGTGGGACATCACCGATCCGGCCGCCGGCACCGACATCGTCGCCCCCGGCGATCTGGTGATCAACTGTGCCGCCCTGACCGCCGTCGACATCGCCGAGACCGCGGAGGCCCGCGCGTATGCCGTCAACGCCGTCGGGGCAGGAAATGTCGCGCGTGTCTGCGCGTCCCACGGCGCCCGGCTCATCCACATCTCCACCGACTACGTGTTCAGTGGTGAATTCGACGGGGCCCCGCGGCCCTACGAGGTGGACGATCCCGTCGGCCCGCGCAGTGTGTACGGCCGCAGCAAGCTCGCCGGGGAGCGGGAGGTGCACGGCGTGCTGCCGGAGGCAACCGTCGTGCGCACCGCCTGGGTGTACACCGGGGTGGGCAGCGATTTCGTCGCCACCATGCGCCGGCTGGAATCCGAACGTGACCACGTGGAAGTGGTCGCCGATCAGACCGGCTCGCCGACCTATGTCGCCGACCTGGTCGGGGCACTGCTGCTGATCGCCGACGATCCGGCGCCCGCGCCGCTGCTGCACGTCGCCAACACCGGCCCGGCCAGCCGCTACGAGCTGGCCCGCGCGGTGTTCGCCGGGATCGGAGCCGACCCGCAGCGGGTGCGGCCGGTGAGCACCGATCGGCACCCGCGGCCCGCGCCGCGTCCGGTGTACTCGGCGCTGTCGACCGCCCGCTATGACGCCGACCACAGCCCGATGCGGTCCTGGCAGGACGGGCTGCACGCCGCCCTGACGGCGTTGCGGTGA
- a CDS encoding glycosyltransferase family 2 protein, with the protein MTDELKVVTVTYSPGPHLDRFLASLAHATDRPVTVIMADNGSTDGAPEEAVQRYPNVRLLRTGGNLGYGTAVNRAVDAHVTDGELFIVANPDVQWGPGSIDELLAAAQRWPQAGAFGPLIRDPDGSVYPSARHQPSLIRGGMHAVVGPVWKSNPWTAAYRQERLTPTERPVGWLSGACLLLRREAFNGIGGFDERYFMYMEDVDLGDRLERSGRQNVYVPTAEILHDKGHSTGRDPARNLAAHHRSTYTFLADRHSRWWQAPLRWTIRGALATRAGLVVRNSRRKQAKGRL; encoded by the coding sequence GTGACTGACGAACTGAAGGTCGTGACGGTGACCTATTCGCCGGGCCCACATCTGGATCGTTTCCTGGCCTCGCTGGCGCATGCCACCGATCGTCCGGTGACGGTGATCATGGCCGACAACGGTTCCACCGACGGCGCCCCCGAAGAAGCGGTGCAGCGCTATCCGAACGTCCGGTTGCTGCGCACCGGCGGCAATCTCGGCTACGGCACCGCGGTGAACCGGGCCGTCGACGCCCACGTCACCGACGGGGAGCTGTTCATCGTGGCCAACCCCGATGTGCAGTGGGGTCCGGGCAGCATCGACGAACTGCTGGCGGCCGCGCAGCGGTGGCCGCAGGCCGGTGCGTTCGGCCCGCTGATCCGCGATCCGGACGGCTCGGTGTACCCCTCGGCGCGGCATCAGCCCAGCCTGATCCGCGGCGGTATGCACGCCGTCGTGGGCCCGGTCTGGAAATCGAACCCCTGGACGGCGGCCTACCGGCAGGAGCGGCTGACCCCCACCGAGCGGCCGGTCGGCTGGCTGTCGGGCGCCTGCCTGCTGCTGCGCCGGGAGGCGTTCAACGGCATCGGTGGGTTCGACGAGCGCTATTTCATGTACATGGAGGACGTCGATCTCGGTGATCGCCTCGAGCGGTCGGGCCGGCAGAACGTCTACGTGCCGACCGCGGAGATCCTGCACGACAAGGGTCACTCGACCGGGCGGGATCCCGCCCGGAATCTGGCGGCCCACCATCGCAGCACCTACACTTTCCTGGCTGACCGTCATTCGCGCTGGTGGCAGGCCCCGCTGAGGTGGACGATCAGGGGTGCGCTGGCAACCCGAGCCGGTCTGGTGGTCCGGAACTCTCGACGCAAACAGGCGAAAGGGCGGCTCTGA
- a CDS encoding sugar phosphate nucleotidyltransferase, with protein sequence MAGTLDPADVDAVILVGGQGTRLRPLTLSAPKPMLPTAGLPFLTHLLSRIAAAGIQHVVLGTSYKAEVFEAAFGDGSKLGLEIEYVVEEEALGTGGGIANVAGKLRHDTALVFNGDVLSGADLGALLNCHAGHQADVTLHLVRVGDPRAFGCVPTDADGRVTAFLEKTQDPPTDQINAGCYVFRREIIDQIPKGRALSVEREVFPKLLTDGKKVCGYVDASYWRDMGTPDDFVRGSADLVRGIAPSPALQHQRGEFLIHDGAAVSPGALLLGGTVVGRGAEIGAGARLDGAVIFDGVRVEAGAVIERSIIGFGARIGPRALIRDGVIGDGADIGARCELLRGARVWPGVTIPDGGIRYSTDV encoded by the coding sequence ATGGCCGGCACACTCGATCCCGCGGACGTGGACGCGGTCATTCTGGTCGGCGGGCAGGGCACCCGATTGCGCCCGCTGACCCTGTCGGCGCCCAAACCGATGTTGCCGACGGCCGGTCTGCCGTTCCTCACCCACCTGCTGTCGCGAATCGCCGCGGCCGGTATCCAGCACGTGGTGCTGGGCACCTCCTACAAGGCCGAGGTCTTCGAAGCGGCCTTCGGCGACGGGTCGAAGCTCGGATTGGAGATCGAGTACGTCGTCGAGGAGGAGGCGCTGGGCACCGGTGGCGGTATCGCCAACGTGGCCGGCAAGCTGCGCCACGACACCGCGCTGGTGTTCAACGGCGATGTGCTCTCCGGTGCCGATCTCGGCGCCCTGCTGAACTGCCACGCCGGACATCAGGCCGATGTGACACTGCATCTCGTGCGGGTCGGGGATCCGCGTGCCTTCGGTTGCGTGCCCACCGACGCCGACGGCCGGGTCACCGCATTCCTGGAGAAGACCCAGGACCCGCCGACCGATCAGATCAACGCCGGCTGTTATGTCTTCCGCCGCGAGATCATCGACCAGATCCCGAAGGGCCGGGCCCTGTCGGTGGAGCGCGAGGTGTTCCCGAAGCTGCTCACCGACGGGAAGAAGGTGTGCGGCTACGTCGACGCCAGCTACTGGCGGGATATGGGCACCCCGGACGATTTCGTGCGGGGCTCGGCGGATCTGGTCCGCGGTATTGCCCCGTCGCCCGCGCTGCAGCATCAGCGCGGCGAGTTCCTCATCCACGACGGCGCGGCCGTCTCACCCGGCGCGTTGCTGCTCGGCGGGACAGTGGTCGGCCGGGGCGCCGAGATCGGCGCGGGCGCCCGACTGGACGGCGCGGTCATCTTCGACGGCGTCCGGGTCGAGGCCGGGGCCGTGATCGAGCGCTCGATCATCGGGTTCGGTGCCCGCATCGGACCGCGGGCGCTCATCCGCGACGGAGTCATCGGGGACGGTGCCGACATCGGGGCCCGGTGTGAGCTGCTGCGCGGTGCCCGGGTGTGGCCGGGGGTGACCATCCCCGACGGGGGGATCCGCTACTCCACCGACGTCTGA
- a CDS encoding alpha/beta fold hydrolase, producing the protein MTPPRLVADPDIIATGTGSPLVLAHGAGGSVGANFGQVIDTLSATRRLIGLNYPGSGSTPAARDALELTVLADSLVTAAVEAGFDRFPILGLSLGTAVAVTAAVRHPDRVTGLLLTVGFARGDQQLRLVVDTWTALAHSGDHATLAGYLVSLSSPAVLGGLDRQAADAAVAMTLEHYPAGGADQARLAASVDTLAACGAIGVPTVVFAGGQDRIVLPQTTRQLAAAIPGATLIEYPDAGHIFTPEEASVWIDDIREFLRVHQL; encoded by the coding sequence ATGACGCCACCACGCCTCGTCGCAGACCCGGACATCATCGCGACCGGGACCGGATCGCCGCTCGTGCTGGCCCATGGGGCGGGCGGCAGCGTCGGCGCCAACTTCGGGCAGGTGATCGACACCCTGTCGGCCACCCGCAGGCTCATCGGCCTGAACTACCCCGGTTCGGGATCCACCCCCGCGGCCCGCGACGCGCTGGAGCTGACCGTCCTCGCCGATTCGTTGGTCACGGCCGCGGTCGAGGCCGGCTTCGATCGGTTCCCCATCCTCGGCCTGTCGCTGGGGACGGCCGTCGCAGTGACGGCCGCCGTGCGCCACCCGGACCGGGTGACGGGGCTGCTGCTCACCGTGGGATTCGCGCGCGGCGACCAGCAGCTGCGACTGGTGGTCGACACCTGGACCGCGCTCGCGCACAGTGGGGATCATGCGACGCTGGCCGGCTACCTGGTGAGCCTGTCCTCCCCCGCGGTGCTCGGCGGACTCGACCGACAAGCCGCCGATGCGGCCGTAGCGATGACGCTGGAGCACTACCCCGCCGGCGGAGCGGATCAGGCGCGGTTGGCGGCATCCGTCGACACCCTTGCCGCGTGCGGCGCCATCGGGGTACCCACCGTGGTCTTCGCCGGTGGCCAGGACCGCATCGTGCTCCCGCAGACGACCCGCCAACTGGCTGCGGCCATACCGGGCGCGACCCTGATCGAGTACCCCGATGCCGGCCACATCTTCACCCCCGAAGAGGCGTCGGTATGGATCGACGATATCCGTGAGTTCCTGCGCGTTCACCAATTGTGA
- a CDS encoding MerR family transcriptional regulator: MRIGELAQRCNVSARSLRYYEEQQLLHSNRHANGYRDYPESAVGAVTQIRALIDAGFSAATIRKVLPCLNGDDVDMCPQVAEVIRETLRGIEDQLRDLDAKRSKVTALLSGQGVPSRAGADEASGRVR; this comes from the coding sequence ATGCGAATCGGGGAGCTCGCGCAACGCTGCAACGTATCCGCCAGGTCGCTGCGTTACTACGAGGAACAGCAACTGCTGCACTCCAACCGCCACGCGAACGGATACCGTGACTACCCCGAGTCGGCCGTCGGCGCGGTGACCCAGATCCGGGCGTTGATCGACGCCGGGTTCAGCGCCGCGACCATCCGAAAAGTGTTGCCGTGCCTCAACGGCGACGATGTGGACATGTGCCCGCAGGTGGCCGAGGTCATCCGTGAGACGTTGCGGGGCATCGAGGATCAACTGCGCGACCTGGACGCCAAGCGCAGTAAGGTCACCGCGCTGCTGTCGGGCCAGGGCGTGCCCTCGCGCGCCGGCGCCGACGAGGCATCGGGTCGCGTTCGGTGA
- a CDS encoding L-serine ammonia-lyase translates to MTYSVFELFKIGIGPSSSHTVGPMIAAHRFADLLVTSGVLESTSRVAVDLFGSLGATGEGHGSIPAVALGLLGELPEQVDPQGIPSTLAGIRDSHALTILGRHTIGFRLDDDVVLHPRKRIGTHSNAMRFVASDAGGTILAERVYYSIGGGFVTDDHGAGPDTGARPPIPHPFGSGEDLLRVASHTGLAISGIARANEDALRPSAAVHADLLRIWSVMRDCVAQGCATHGVLPGGLHVRRRAADQAAYLASPSDADPWSAMDHVTTYALAVNEQNAAGGRVVTAPTNGAAGIIPAVLHYYSEFVAEADDDGVVRFLLTAAAIGSIIKENASISGAEVGCQGEVGSACAMAAAGLAEVLGGTPEQVENAAEIGIEHNLGLTCDPVGGLVQIPCIERNAVAAVKAITAARMALRGDGQHRVSLDDAVKTMRETGIDMLDKYKETAQGGLALNVVEC, encoded by the coding sequence ATGACCTACAGCGTTTTCGAGCTCTTCAAGATCGGGATCGGACCGTCGAGTTCACACACCGTGGGTCCGATGATCGCCGCACACCGGTTCGCGGATCTGCTGGTGACATCGGGTGTGCTGGAGTCCACCAGCCGGGTGGCGGTCGATCTGTTCGGATCGCTCGGCGCCACCGGCGAGGGGCACGGCAGCATTCCCGCCGTGGCGCTCGGCCTACTCGGCGAACTGCCCGAGCAGGTCGACCCGCAGGGGATCCCGTCGACGCTGGCCGGTATCCGCGACAGTCACGCGCTGACGATCCTCGGCAGGCACACCATCGGTTTCCGCCTCGACGACGATGTCGTGTTGCACCCCCGCAAGCGCATCGGCACCCACTCGAATGCGATGCGTTTCGTCGCATCCGATGCCGGCGGCACGATTCTCGCCGAACGGGTCTACTACTCGATCGGTGGCGGATTCGTCACCGACGATCACGGTGCGGGTCCCGACACCGGCGCACGCCCGCCGATTCCGCATCCGTTCGGCAGTGGCGAGGACCTGCTGCGCGTGGCGTCCCACACCGGACTGGCGATCAGCGGCATCGCCCGCGCCAACGAGGACGCCCTGCGCCCCTCGGCGGCGGTCCACGCGGACCTGCTGCGCATCTGGTCGGTCATGCGCGACTGCGTGGCGCAGGGTTGCGCCACCCACGGGGTGCTGCCGGGTGGTCTGCATGTTCGCCGGCGGGCCGCCGATCAGGCCGCGTACCTGGCCTCGCCCTCAGATGCCGATCCCTGGTCCGCCATGGACCATGTCACCACCTACGCCCTGGCGGTCAACGAGCAGAACGCCGCCGGCGGCCGGGTGGTGACGGCACCCACCAACGGCGCCGCGGGCATCATTCCGGCCGTGTTGCACTACTACAGCGAGTTCGTCGCCGAGGCCGACGACGACGGCGTGGTCCGGTTTCTGCTGACCGCAGCCGCGATCGGTTCGATCATCAAGGAGAACGCCTCCATCAGCGGTGCCGAGGTCGGCTGCCAGGGCGAGGTCGGGTCGGCCTGCGCCATGGCGGCCGCCGGTCTGGCCGAAGTCCTCGGCGGCACACCCGAGCAGGTCGAGAATGCGGCCGAGATCGGCATCGAGCACAACCTGGGCCTGACGTGTGATCCCGTCGGCGGGCTGGTGCAGATCCCGTGCATCGAGCGCAACGCCGTCGCCGCGGTCAAGGCGATCACCGCCGCGCGCATGGCGCTGCGCGGCGATGGACAGCACCGGGTGTCGCTCGATGATGCGGTGAAGACCATGCGGGAGACCGGAATCGACATGCTCGACAAGTACAAGGAGACCGCGCAGGGCGGGCTGGCGCTCAACGTCGTGGAGTGCTGA
- a CDS encoding NUDIX hydrolase, with amino-acid sequence MSLHASVVDLLSRWNAPDPEQDALRHAVLAFVLARPDACERACEPGHVTASALLLDHSGEHALLTLHPRVGRWLQLGGHCEDSDADITAAALREATEESGIDGLRIDPDMVALHVHPLTCSLGLPTRHLDLQFVVRAPAGTDFVRSDESLDLRWWPLEAMPRDDPALLALARAARTA; translated from the coding sequence ATGAGCCTGCACGCCTCCGTCGTCGACCTGCTGTCCCGGTGGAACGCGCCCGATCCCGAGCAGGACGCGTTGCGCCACGCGGTGCTGGCGTTCGTGCTGGCCCGGCCCGACGCCTGCGAGCGGGCCTGCGAGCCCGGGCATGTCACGGCCTCGGCACTGCTTCTCGATCACAGCGGCGAGCACGCGCTGCTCACCCTGCACCCGCGCGTCGGCCGCTGGCTGCAGCTGGGTGGGCACTGCGAGGACTCCGACGCCGACATCACCGCGGCGGCACTGCGTGAAGCCACCGAGGAGTCGGGTATCGACGGGCTGCGCATCGACCCGGACATGGTTGCGCTGCATGTACATCCGTTGACCTGCTCCCTCGGGCTGCCCACCCGCCACTTGGATCTGCAGTTCGTCGTGCGCGCACCGGCCGGCACCGATTTCGTACGCAGCGACGAGTCCCTGGATCTGCGCTGGTGGCCGCTGGAGGCAATGCCGCGGGATGACCCGGCACTGCTGGCGCTGGCCCGCGCTGCCCGCACGGCCTAG
- a CDS encoding coenzyme F420-0:L-glutamate ligase: protein MSAEHGTAQPIEIIPVTGLGEFRPGDNLAAAIAGAAGWLRDDDVVVITSKVLSKTEGRIVAAPTDPEQRDILRRKLIDDEAVRVLARKGKTLITENAIGLIQAAAGVDGSNIDAAELALLPVDPDGSAAAIRDGIATHLGVRVGIVVTDTMGRAWRNGQTDVAIGAAGLTVLHGYAGAQDPHGNELVVTEIAVADELAAAADLVKGKLTGIPVAVVRGLQLHDDGSGGHTLVRSGEDDLFWLGTAEAIHLGRTQAQLLRRSVRRFAAEPVDTALIEESVAEALTAPAPHHTRPVRFVWVRDPATRLSLLDAMKRQWHADLTADGRSDEDAERRTGRGQILYDAPELIIPFMVPDGAHSYPDPQRTAAEHTMFTVAAGAAVQGLLVALAVRGVGSCWIGSTIFAAEITRRELATADDWEPLGAIAIGYPAEETGPREPAPVDGLLIRR, encoded by the coding sequence GTGAGTGCAGAACACGGTACTGCGCAGCCCATCGAGATCATCCCGGTGACCGGGCTCGGCGAGTTCCGTCCCGGCGACAATCTGGCCGCGGCCATCGCCGGCGCCGCCGGCTGGTTGCGCGATGACGACGTGGTCGTCATCACCAGCAAGGTGCTCTCCAAGACCGAGGGCCGCATCGTCGCCGCGCCCACCGATCCCGAGCAGCGGGACATCCTGCGCCGCAAGCTCATCGACGACGAGGCGGTCCGGGTACTGGCCCGCAAGGGCAAGACGCTCATCACCGAGAACGCCATCGGGTTGATCCAGGCGGCCGCCGGGGTGGACGGATCCAATATCGACGCCGCCGAACTGGCCCTGCTGCCCGTCGATCCGGATGGCAGCGCTGCGGCGATCCGCGACGGTATCGCAACGCATCTGGGCGTTCGGGTCGGCATCGTCGTCACCGACACGATGGGACGGGCCTGGCGCAACGGGCAGACCGATGTCGCGATCGGCGCGGCCGGGCTGACAGTCCTGCACGGTTATGCGGGCGCCCAGGACCCGCATGGAAACGAGCTCGTGGTGACCGAGATCGCGGTGGCCGACGAACTCGCCGCCGCGGCAGATCTGGTGAAGGGCAAGCTGACCGGCATCCCGGTGGCGGTGGTACGCGGACTGCAGCTGCACGACGACGGCTCAGGAGGCCACACCCTGGTCCGCAGCGGCGAGGACGACCTGTTCTGGCTCGGCACCGCCGAAGCGATTCACTTGGGCCGCACACAGGCACAGTTGCTGCGCCGTTCGGTGCGCCGGTTCGCCGCCGAGCCGGTCGACACCGCGCTCATCGAAGAGTCGGTCGCCGAGGCGCTGACCGCGCCGGCACCGCATCACACCCGCCCGGTGCGCTTCGTGTGGGTGCGCGACCCGGCAACCCGGCTGTCGCTGCTCGACGCGATGAAGCGCCAATGGCATGCCGATCTGACCGCCGACGGTCGCTCCGACGAGGATGCCGAGCGCCGCACCGGCCGCGGCCAGATCCTCTACGACGCCCCCGAACTGATCATTCCGTTCATGGTTCCCGATGGCGCACACAGCTATCCGGATCCGCAGCGCACGGCGGCCGAGCACACCATGTTCACGGTCGCCGCGGGCGCGGCCGTGCAGGGACTGCTGGTGGCACTGGCGGTCCGCGGGGTGGGCAGCTGCTGGATCGGTTCGACGATCTTCGCCGCCGAGATCACCCGCCGCGAGCTGGCCACCGCAGACGACTGGGAGCCGTTGGGCGCCATCGCGATCGGCTACCCCGCCGAGGAGACCGGGCCCCGCGAGCCGGCACCCGTCGACGGGTTGCTGATCCGGAGATGA